A single window of Candidatus Methylacidiphilales bacterium DNA harbors:
- a CDS encoding GYF domain-containing protein, producing the protein MSTEHPARLWHYALSGQKGGPVEEKELKRLRMVGVLNDASLVWTEGWPDWRPLGTVPELIPSPSSPPVPPPDPPFQPQPHASTPAGSQNPDGAAVAVVICGAIGISGIVCCATTPVSLVAIILGHLTLARTDLTMNSRNLALVGTVLGYGGIVLLILPLLAGMIWGGWGNHLPEIFRHWRPGVGI; encoded by the coding sequence ATGTCGACTGAACACCCCGCACGCCTATGGCACTACGCCCTCTCCGGCCAGAAAGGCGGCCCGGTGGAGGAAAAGGAACTCAAGCGACTCCGTATGGTCGGCGTCCTCAATGACGCCTCCCTCGTCTGGACGGAGGGCTGGCCCGACTGGCGACCGCTCGGCACGGTTCCCGAGTTGATCCCGTCCCCTTCATCTCCACCCGTCCCCCCACCCGATCCACCATTTCAACCCCAACCACACGCCAGCACCCCGGCGGGGTCGCAAAATCCGGATGGCGCGGCCGTGGCTGTCGTGATCTGTGGAGCCATCGGCATTTCCGGCATCGTCTGCTGCGCCACCACCCCGGTTTCCCTCGTGGCCATCATCCTCGGCCACCTCACCCTGGCCCGGACGGACCTAACCATGAATTCAAGGAATCTTGCCCTCGTGGGAACGGTTCTCGGCTACGGGGGGATTGTCCTCCTCATCCTGCCCCTCCTGGCGGGCATGATCTGGGGCGGATGGGGCAACCATCTCCCGGAAATCTTCCGCCATTGGCGCCCGGGTGTGGGCATTTAA
- a CDS encoding DEAD/DEAH box helicase, which yields MSFENFGLREELMHGIQRLRYVEPSPIQEQAIPVVMAGHDLIASAQTGTGKTAAFALPLLQNLGKHGKLRCLILEPTRELAAQVTEALEDFGAFSQFRTCLIHGGVKYGKQDETLAAGADIVIATPGRLLDHLERKTIDLRNIRHLVLDEADRMLDMGFLPDVRRIIEACPEDRQTLLFSATMPPPLEGLVSWALKNPQKIAIGRTRSPAETVTHVLYPVASDQKFDLLLAILEHLHYESVIVFTRTKADADSIYGALEQAQHKVGVIHADRSQSERTHALEQFKSGGFEVLVATNIASRGLDIEGVSHVINYDVPDQPDEYVHRIGRTGRAQRLGDAVTLTTAFEIQQIRAIEFELGITIPRKKLENFPYKYTALLEDLGEEGTPKTKPRRSLRQG from the coding sequence ATGTCATTCGAGAATTTCGGTCTCCGCGAGGAGCTCATGCACGGCATCCAGCGCCTGCGCTACGTGGAACCCTCCCCCATCCAGGAACAGGCCATCCCCGTGGTCATGGCCGGCCACGACCTCATCGCCTCCGCCCAGACCGGCACCGGCAAGACCGCCGCCTTCGCCCTCCCCCTGCTGCAAAACCTCGGAAAACACGGCAAACTCCGTTGCCTCATCCTCGAGCCCACCCGCGAACTCGCCGCCCAGGTCACGGAAGCCCTCGAGGACTTCGGTGCCTTCAGCCAATTCCGAACCTGCCTCATCCACGGCGGGGTCAAATACGGCAAGCAGGACGAAACCCTCGCCGCCGGGGCCGACATCGTCATCGCCACCCCCGGCCGGCTCCTCGACCACCTCGAACGCAAGACCATCGACCTCCGCAATATCCGCCACCTCGTGCTCGACGAGGCCGACCGCATGCTCGACATGGGCTTCCTCCCCGACGTCCGCCGCATCATCGAGGCCTGCCCCGAGGATCGCCAAACCCTGCTCTTCTCCGCCACCATGCCCCCACCCCTGGAAGGCCTGGTCTCGTGGGCACTGAAAAATCCTCAGAAGATCGCCATCGGTCGCACCCGTTCCCCCGCCGAAACCGTCACCCACGTCCTCTACCCCGTGGCCTCGGACCAAAAGTTCGACCTGCTCCTCGCCATCCTCGAACACCTGCACTACGAAAGCGTCATCGTCTTCACCCGCACCAAGGCCGATGCCGACTCGATCTACGGCGCCCTCGAACAGGCCCAGCACAAGGTCGGGGTCATCCACGCCGACCGCTCGCAATCCGAACGCACCCACGCCCTCGAACAATTCAAAAGCGGCGGCTTCGAAGTCCTCGTCGCCACCAACATCGCCTCCCGCGGACTCGACATCGAGGGCGTTTCCCACGTCATCAACTACGACGTCCCCGACCAGCCCGACGAATACGTCCACCGCATCGGACGCACCGGCCGGGCCCAGCGGCTCGGCGATGCCGTCACCCTCACCACCGCCTTTGAAATCCAGCAGATCCGCGCCATAGAATTCGAGCTCGGCATCACCATCCCCCGCAAAAAACTGGAAAACTTCCCCTACAAATACACCGCCCTGTTGGAGGACCTGGGAGAAGAGGGAACGCCCAAGACCAAACCCCGCCGCAGCCTCAGGCAGGGTTGA
- a CDS encoding ion transporter: MSAAALRSVVDSTPFKTFIIAAIFLAGIVVGLETNPGIVATHGPLLHGLDRAILLVFVLEILLKLASELPRPWRYFRDPWNVFDFSIVAVCLLPFHSEFAAVLRLARVLRVLRLVTALPKLQLLVGALLKSIPSMGYVGLLLSVLFYIYGVTGVFFFGKADPQHFGTLGDTLLTLFGVITLEGWTGLMYDLLRGGSGVSPIKVVVYFISFVLFGTMIMLNLFIGVIMNSMQEVQEEKAVHRLKAESTAGELEAMERELEALKTRVRAAREKL, from the coding sequence ATGTCCGCCGCCGCCCTCCGCTCCGTGGTCGATTCGACCCCTTTCAAAACCTTCATCATCGCCGCCATCTTTCTCGCCGGCATCGTCGTCGGCCTGGAAACGAACCCCGGCATCGTCGCCACCCATGGCCCCCTCCTGCACGGGCTCGACCGTGCCATCCTGCTCGTCTTCGTTCTGGAAATCCTCCTCAAGCTGGCCTCCGAACTCCCACGCCCCTGGCGCTACTTCCGCGACCCCTGGAATGTCTTCGACTTCAGCATCGTTGCGGTCTGCCTCCTGCCTTTCCATTCGGAATTTGCCGCCGTGCTCCGTCTGGCCCGGGTCCTCCGCGTCCTCCGCCTCGTCACCGCCCTGCCCAAGTTGCAGCTCCTCGTCGGCGCCCTGCTCAAATCCATCCCCTCGATGGGCTATGTCGGCCTCCTCCTTTCCGTCCTTTTCTACATCTACGGCGTCACCGGCGTCTTCTTCTTCGGCAAGGCCGATCCGCAGCATTTCGGCACCCTCGGCGACACCCTGCTGACCCTCTTCGGGGTCATCACCCTCGAGGGCTGGACCGGCTTGATGTATGACCTTTTGCGCGGGGGTTCGGGTGTTTCTCCTATCAAGGTGGTCGTCTACTTCATCTCCTTTGTCCTTTTCGGCACCATGATCATGCTCAACCTCTTCATCGGGGTCATCATGAACAGCATGCAGGAGGTGCAGGAAGAGAAGGCCGTGCACCGGCTCAAGGCCGAATCCACCGCGGGCGAGCTTGAGGCCATGGAAAGGGAGCTCGAAGCCCTCAAAACCCGCGTCCGGGCCGCCCGGGAAAAACTCTGA
- a CDS encoding glycosyltransferase, protein MKKRILIMSASVGSGHMKAAEALEKAFRARPEVGEVMSDDALEYTNAVHKQFYSKLYEKLSSIAPNFLGWWYERSDEPWRADQVRLAIDLPNTLPLIKFIKDFQPDAIVCTHFMPAGVISYLIAQGKLDTHLSIVVTDYHFHAEWLCRAFHRYFVAQPEDRVHMEALGLPPERIHVTGIPVDPGFSRRMSRPAILRRFGLDGERPILLLTAGTLGLSPAQSVVRRLLEMPQDFQTVVVCGKNEALRDTIHEQVRNSGRKFLVLGYTREMRELMHVSSLLLSKPGGLTTAESLASGLPMVVLDPVGGQEERNAEMLLEKGAAIKCTEVTVLPYKVGCLLDDPARLRQMSRAALAVGKPDAAAEIARLVLEDDGLPNIITPAETRKWRLAAAREA, encoded by the coding sequence GTGAAAAAACGCATCCTCATCATGTCGGCTTCGGTGGGATCGGGTCACATGAAGGCGGCCGAAGCATTGGAAAAAGCCTTCCGGGCGCGCCCCGAAGTGGGCGAGGTGATGAGCGACGATGCGCTTGAATACACGAATGCGGTCCACAAGCAGTTTTACTCCAAGTTGTACGAAAAGCTTTCGAGCATCGCCCCGAACTTTTTGGGCTGGTGGTATGAGCGGAGCGACGAGCCCTGGCGGGCGGACCAGGTGCGTCTGGCCATCGATCTGCCCAACACCCTGCCCCTGATCAAGTTCATCAAGGATTTCCAGCCCGACGCCATCGTTTGCACCCACTTCATGCCCGCCGGGGTGATCTCCTACCTGATCGCCCAAGGCAAGTTGGATACCCACCTGTCGATTGTGGTGACGGACTACCATTTCCATGCCGAATGGTTGTGCCGGGCGTTCCACCGTTACTTTGTGGCCCAACCGGAGGACCGGGTGCACATGGAGGCCTTGGGCCTGCCGCCGGAGCGGATCCATGTGACGGGCATTCCGGTGGACCCGGGTTTCTCGCGTCGCATGAGCCGGCCGGCCATTCTGCGCCGCTTCGGCCTGGACGGAGAGCGGCCGATCCTATTGTTGACGGCGGGGACGCTCGGCCTGAGTCCGGCCCAGTCGGTGGTGCGGCGGTTGTTGGAAATGCCGCAGGATTTCCAGACCGTGGTGGTTTGCGGGAAGAACGAGGCCCTGCGGGATACCATTCATGAACAGGTACGGAATTCGGGGCGGAAGTTCCTCGTTCTGGGCTACACCCGGGAGATGCGGGAATTGATGCATGTATCGAGCCTCTTGTTAAGCAAGCCGGGTGGGTTGACCACGGCCGAATCACTGGCCAGCGGGCTGCCGATGGTCGTGCTGGACCCGGTTGGAGGGCAGGAGGAACGGAATGCGGAGATGCTTCTGGAGAAAGGCGCGGCGATCAAGTGCACGGAAGTGACGGTGCTGCCCTACAAGGTGGGCTGCCTGCTTGACGACCCGGCCCGGCTGCGCCAGATGTCACGTGCCGCCCTGGCGGTTGGCAAGCCCGACGCTGCTGCGGAAATCGCCCGCCTGGTGCTGGAGGATGACGGATTGCCGAACATCATCACCCCGGCAGAAACCCGCAAGTGGCGCTTGGCGGCAGCCCGGGAGGCATGA
- a CDS encoding family 1 glycosylhydrolase: MSPSPVGAGRFLWGVATSGYQSEGGYNGPGQPQNNWAESEERSDVATTGQGPDFWNRYEEDFSRCQAMGLNAFRMGVEWARIQPSPARHRHDPPFFDGEALRAYARRLASAREHGMEPVVTLHHFTHPAWLGTDPWLEEETPALFAHYVRHTVLMLNRILESEHGQPPLRWFITLNEPNMLVLNTYVRRQFPGSIPPSIRTVTLAYDHLLAAHVLAYNVLHDLYAGEGWRAPMVSLNTYSSDLYWNDKVLWDFLALGETNLRPSDWNEYFRNRAAEFDEAVHAADLPMAHTAGWFMGKAFQSLANWFHFLVFDAGEMKAFARALERSARSRLFDYTGIDYYDPFSAHLFRFPSFADLELSHVGWHAWVMEGMMRKWWEWKMLPEGLGFFCRHYAEAYHRPVLIAENGMALRRKADNSPGHRRGDRMTRSLFLQMHVRQVIQLVRAGVPVAGYLHWSLTDNYEWGSFTPRFGLYALDYARASVRLEADHLGDEPSRTYAKLVRQAGF; this comes from the coding sequence ATGAGTCCGAGTCCGGTTGGGGCCGGCCGGTTCCTTTGGGGCGTGGCCACCTCAGGTTACCAAAGCGAAGGGGGTTACAACGGTCCCGGCCAGCCCCAGAACAACTGGGCCGAGTCCGAGGAGCGGAGCGATGTCGCCACCACCGGACAGGGGCCTGACTTTTGGAACCGCTACGAGGAGGATTTCAGTCGTTGCCAGGCGATGGGACTGAATGCCTTCCGCATGGGTGTGGAATGGGCGCGCATCCAGCCCAGCCCGGCAAGGCACCGGCACGACCCGCCGTTTTTCGACGGCGAGGCATTGCGGGCCTATGCCCGGCGCCTGGCCTCGGCGAGGGAACATGGCATGGAGCCCGTGGTGACCCTGCACCACTTCACCCATCCGGCGTGGTTGGGGACCGATCCCTGGTTGGAGGAGGAGACGCCCGCGTTGTTTGCGCACTATGTCCGCCACACGGTCCTGATGCTGAACCGGATTCTCGAGTCGGAGCACGGCCAACCGCCCCTGCGCTGGTTCATCACGCTCAACGAGCCGAACATGCTGGTGCTGAACACCTATGTCCGCCGGCAATTCCCCGGCTCCATTCCTCCCTCGATCCGGACAGTGACCCTGGCCTACGACCACCTCCTGGCAGCCCACGTTCTGGCCTACAATGTGCTCCATGATCTTTACGCGGGCGAAGGCTGGCGGGCGCCCATGGTTTCGCTCAACACCTACAGCAGTGACCTCTATTGGAACGACAAGGTGCTGTGGGATTTCCTGGCCCTGGGCGAGACCAATCTCCGGCCCAGCGATTGGAATGAGTATTTCCGCAACCGGGCGGCGGAGTTTGACGAGGCGGTGCACGCTGCGGACCTGCCCATGGCCCATACGGCCGGGTGGTTCATGGGAAAGGCCTTCCAGAGCCTGGCCAATTGGTTCCACTTCCTTGTTTTTGACGCCGGAGAAATGAAGGCTTTTGCCAGGGCGCTGGAACGCTCCGCCCGCTCCCGCCTTTTTGATTACACCGGAATCGATTACTACGATCCCTTCAGCGCGCATCTTTTCCGGTTCCCGAGCTTTGCCGACCTGGAATTGTCGCACGTCGGTTGGCACGCCTGGGTCATGGAGGGGATGATGCGCAAGTGGTGGGAATGGAAGATGCTTCCGGAGGGCCTGGGGTTCTTCTGTCGCCACTACGCCGAGGCCTACCATCGTCCGGTGTTGATCGCCGAGAATGGCATGGCCCTGCGGCGGAAGGCGGACAATTCACCCGGCCACCGCCGCGGCGACCGCATGACGCGCAGCCTGTTCCTCCAGATGCATGTGAGACAAGTGATCCAATTGGTCCGGGCGGGGGTGCCGGTGGCGGGTTATCTGCACTGGTCGCTGACGGACAATTACGAATGGGGATCGTTCACCCCGCGCTTCGGGCTGTATGCCCTGGATTACGCCCGCGCTTCTGTGCGTCTGGAGGCGGACCATCTGGGGGACGAACCGTCGCGGACGTATGCCAAGCTGGTCCGCCAGGCGGGTTTTTGA
- a CDS encoding L-fucose isomerase, protein MNPLLQNIPKIGIRPTIDGRLGGVRESLEKQTMAMAERTARLLSSKLRTPAGTPVECVIADSCIGGVREAAACEEKFRRENVGVSLTVTPCWCYGSETMDMDPHRPKAVWGFNGTERPGAVYLAAVLAGHTQKGLPAFGIYGRDVQNAGDESIPADVEEKLLNFARCGLAAAIMRGKAYLSMGGTSMGIAGSVVDPAFWEQHLGMRVEAIDMAEFCGRINKGIFDPAEYETALAWTRKHCAEGRDFNSKETTRSRQQLDSEWETSVKMALIARDLMVGNPRLAELGYGEQAQGHYALAGGFQGQRQWTDHFPNGDYLEAILNSSFDWTGKRAPYIVATENDALNGAGMLFGWLLTNTAQIFADLRTYWSPDAIAKASGGWKPSGPAADGLLHLINSGPAALDGTGCQSGPDGKPAFKPFWEITDAEAEACLKSTTWHPSITEYFPGGGWSTRYRTRGGMPATMIRLNLAAGLGPVLQVAEGWTVELPDAVHDALDLRTNPTWPTTWFAPRLTGSGAFQSTYEVMNHWGANHCVLTAGHVGHLYLTLASILRIPVYMHNVEEPRIFRPSAWNAFGTADREGADFRACQTYGPLYA, encoded by the coding sequence ATGAATCCCTTGTTGCAAAACATCCCAAAAATTGGCATTCGCCCGACAATTGACGGACGCCTCGGCGGCGTGCGCGAATCCCTCGAAAAGCAAACCATGGCCATGGCGGAACGCACCGCCCGCCTCCTCTCTTCCAAGCTGCGCACCCCGGCCGGGACTCCGGTCGAATGTGTCATCGCCGACTCCTGCATCGGCGGCGTGCGCGAAGCCGCCGCCTGCGAGGAAAAATTCCGCCGCGAGAACGTGGGAGTCAGCCTCACCGTGACCCCCTGTTGGTGTTATGGCTCGGAAACCATGGACATGGACCCCCACCGGCCCAAGGCGGTCTGGGGTTTCAACGGCACCGAACGCCCCGGCGCGGTCTACCTCGCCGCCGTGCTCGCCGGCCACACCCAGAAGGGCCTGCCCGCTTTCGGCATCTACGGCCGCGATGTCCAGAATGCCGGGGATGAATCCATCCCCGCCGACGTCGAGGAAAAACTCCTCAACTTCGCCCGCTGCGGACTGGCCGCGGCCATCATGCGCGGCAAAGCTTATCTCTCCATGGGCGGCACCAGCATGGGCATCGCCGGCAGTGTCGTCGACCCCGCTTTCTGGGAACAACACCTCGGCATGCGCGTCGAAGCCATCGACATGGCGGAATTCTGCGGACGGATCAACAAGGGGATCTTCGATCCGGCCGAGTACGAAACCGCCCTGGCCTGGACCCGGAAGCACTGCGCCGAGGGCAGGGACTTCAACAGCAAGGAAACCACCCGCAGCCGCCAACAGCTCGACAGCGAATGGGAGACATCGGTCAAGATGGCCCTCATCGCGCGCGACCTCATGGTGGGCAATCCACGCCTGGCCGAACTGGGCTACGGCGAACAGGCCCAGGGCCACTATGCCCTGGCCGGCGGATTCCAGGGCCAGCGCCAATGGACCGACCACTTCCCCAATGGCGACTACCTCGAGGCCATCCTCAACAGCTCGTTCGACTGGACCGGGAAACGCGCCCCTTACATTGTCGCGACCGAGAACGACGCCCTCAACGGCGCCGGCATGCTCTTTGGCTGGCTTCTGACCAATACGGCACAAATCTTCGCCGACCTGCGCACTTACTGGAGCCCGGACGCCATCGCCAAGGCCTCCGGGGGCTGGAAGCCCTCGGGCCCGGCGGCCGACGGACTGCTCCACTTGATCAACTCCGGCCCGGCCGCACTGGACGGCACCGGCTGCCAAAGCGGCCCCGACGGCAAGCCGGCCTTCAAGCCCTTCTGGGAAATCACCGATGCAGAAGCCGAAGCCTGCCTCAAGTCCACCACCTGGCATCCTTCCATCACCGAGTATTTCCCGGGCGGCGGTTGGAGCACCCGCTACCGCACCCGCGGGGGCATGCCCGCCACCATGATCCGCCTGAATCTGGCGGCCGGCCTGGGCCCCGTGCTCCAGGTGGCCGAAGGTTGGACGGTGGAACTCCCCGATGCGGTGCATGACGCCCTCGACCTCCGGACCAACCCAACCTGGCCGACCACCTGGTTCGCCCCGCGCCTGACCGGCTCGGGCGCCTTCCAGTCCACCTACGAGGTCATGAACCACTGGGGGGCCAACCATTGTGTGCTCACGGCGGGCCATGTCGGCCACCTCTACCTCACCCTCGCCTCCATCCTCCGCATCCCGGTTTACATGCACAATGTCGAAGAACCCCGCATCTTCCGCCCGAGCGCGTGGAATGCCTTCGGCACCGCCGACCGCGAGGGCGCGGACTTCCGCGCCTGCCAGACGTACGGTCCGCTGTACGCCTGA
- a CDS encoding SIMPL domain-containing protein (The SIMPL domain is named for its presence in mouse protein SIMPL (signalling molecule that associates with mouse pelle-like kinase). Bacterial member BP26, from Brucella, was shown to assemble into a channel-like structure, while YggE from E. coli has been associated with resistance to oxidative stress.): MYRSEPPSSFFPALVLALGLAMGGWLIGSGIRQVALAKESVTVKGYSDQEITSDFGLWSATVTVRGLKLADTGKTLQNQMAAVTKFLESQGVPATRIAVQQVNSYPLMRTTDSGNTTSIIDSFVTSQRVSVESTDIAMLQALTLRSPELLGLGYEINLEPTQYFRRELGDLKIKLLGNAIEDAQTRAREMASRTGRSIGRLRSTTQGVFQVTAASSTEISPTGELDTSSVEKKIRAVVTAEFELK; encoded by the coding sequence ATGTATCGATCCGAACCTCCCTCTTCATTCTTTCCAGCACTGGTTCTTGCCCTTGGCTTGGCCATGGGCGGCTGGCTCATCGGTTCCGGGATCCGCCAAGTGGCTTTGGCCAAGGAAAGCGTGACCGTCAAAGGCTATTCCGACCAGGAAATCACCTCGGATTTCGGGCTGTGGTCGGCCACGGTGACCGTGCGGGGCCTCAAGCTGGCCGACACCGGCAAGACCCTCCAAAACCAGATGGCCGCGGTGACTAAATTTTTGGAAAGCCAGGGTGTCCCCGCGACGCGGATCGCCGTGCAGCAAGTCAACAGTTACCCCCTGATGCGAACCACCGACTCGGGCAACACGACATCGATCATCGACAGTTTCGTCACGAGCCAGCGGGTTTCGGTGGAAAGCACGGACATCGCCATGCTCCAGGCCCTGACCCTCCGCAGCCCCGAGCTGCTGGGACTGGGTTACGAGATCAACCTGGAACCGACGCAGTACTTCCGGCGCGAGCTTGGGGATTTGAAGATCAAACTGCTGGGCAATGCGATTGAAGACGCACAGACCCGGGCGCGGGAAATGGCTTCGCGGACCGGACGTTCGATCGGCCGCCTGCGTTCGACGACCCAGGGGGTCTTCCAAGTGACGGCGGCCTCTTCCACGGAGATATCCCCGACCGGCGAATTGGACACCTCCTCGGTGGAGAAGAAAATCCGCGCCGTGGTCACGGCGGAATTCGAGTTGAAGTAA